One window of the Sciurus carolinensis chromosome 8, mSciCar1.2, whole genome shotgun sequence genome contains the following:
- the LOC124991107 gene encoding olfactory receptor 2A14-like has product MGGNQTWITQVTLLGFQVEPTLECFLFGLFSVFYAFTLLGNGVILGIICLDSRLHTPMYFFLSHLAVLDLSYASNNVPKMLANLVNQKKGISFVPCLMQTFLYLAFAATECLILVAMSYDRYVAICHPLHYAAIMSWRVCTNLAAASWVFSFLLSLVHLVLLLRLPFCGPHKINHFFCEILSVLKLACADTRLNQVVIFAACVFILVGPLCWVLASYTRILLAILRIQSGEGRRKAFSTCSSHLCVVGLFFGSAIVMYMAPQSRHPEEQQKVLSLFYSLFNPMLNPLIYSLRNAEVKGALGRALRKERLS; this is encoded by the coding sequence ATGGGAGGCAACCAGACATGGATCACCCAGGTCACTCTGCTGGGCTTCCAGGTGGAGCCGACACTCGAGTGTTTCCTCTTTGgacttttctctgtcttctacGCCTTCACCTTGCTGGGGAATGGGGTCATCCTTGGGATTATCTGCCTGGACTCCAGACTGCACacccccatgtatttcttcctctctcatctGGCTGTACTTGACCTGTCCTATGCTTCCAACAACGTCCCAAAGATGCTGGCAAACCTTGTGAACCAGAAAAAAGGCATCTCCTTTGTTCCATGTCTCATGCAGACATTCCTCTACTTGGCTTTTGCTGCTACAGAGTGCCTGATTTTGGTGGCAATGTCTTATGATcggtatgtggccatctgtcaccccctacATTATGCTGCCATCATGAGCTGGAGAGTGTGCACCAACCTGGCTGCTGCTTCCTGGGTGTTTAGCTTCCTCTTGTCCCTGGTCCATTTAGTCCTCCTCCTGAGGCTGCCCTTCTGTGGGCCTCACAAGATCAATCACTTCttctgtgagatcctgtctgtcCTCAAGCTGGCCTGTGCTGACACCAGGCTCAACCAAGTCGTCATCTTTGCAGCCTGTGTGTTCATCTTGGTGGGGcccctgtgctgggtgctggcgTCCTACACGCGCATCCTGCTGGCCATCCTGAGGATCCAGTCAGGGGAGGGCCGCaggaaggccttctccacctgctcctcccacctctgcgTGGTGGGGCTCTTCTTTGGCAGTGCCATCGTCATGTACATGGCCCCCCAGTCCCGCCACCCTGAGGAGCAGCAGAAGGTCCTCTCCCTGTTCTACAGCCTTTTCAaccccatgctgaaccccctgatctacagcctgaggaacgcAGAGGTCAAGGGGGCCCTGGGTAGGGCACTGAGGAAGGAGAGGCTGAGCTGA